In one window of Brassica rapa cultivar Chiifu-401-42 chromosome A07, CAAS_Brap_v3.01, whole genome shotgun sequence DNA:
- the LOC103830579 gene encoding putative pentatricopeptide repeat-containing protein At1g77010, mitochondrial — MEGDYRRRYVGLLQSCSNRETLWRQTHGFFLKKGFLSSIVIVANHLLQIYTRCGKMNNARNLFDEMPERNIFSFNTMLEGYINSGDKVYSFNLFDTMPERDAYSWSVVVSGFAKAGELGLARRLFDAMPEKDVKTLNSLLHGCIQNGYAEESLRLFKEVGLRADVVTLTTVLKACAKLEALECGKEIHARVLISGVECDYVLNSALVNLYAKCGDLRMASGMVDRVGEPDEHSLSALISGYASCGRVDEARTLFDRRRNRCVFLWNSMISGYVANNMETQALLLFKEMRYEAQEDSRTLAAVVNACSGLGIIETGKQFHCHTCKFGLVDDIVVASTLLDMYSTCGSPDEACKLFSEVKSYDTILLNSMIKVYFSCGRVEDAKKVFERIERKSLISWNSMTVGFSQNGCPGDTLEYFRQMHKLDLPTDKFSLSSVISACASVSSLELGEQVFARATIVGLDSDQIVSSSLIDLYCKCGSVEHGRRVFDTTVKSDEVPWNSMISGYATNGYGSEAIELFKQMSVRPTRITFMGVLTACNYCGLVEEGRKLFEAMKLDNGFVPDREHYSCMVDLLARAGYLEEAMDLVEEMPLEADASMWSSVLRGCVANGDKAMGKKVAEKIIELEPENSVAYVQLSAIFATSGDWESSAFVRKLMREKHVNKSPGSSWAEC, encoded by the coding sequence ATGGAAGGAGACTATCGGCGTCGCTACGTCGGTCTTCTTCAGTCATGCAGCAACAGAGAAACTCTATGGCGCCAAACCCACGGATTCTTCCTCAAGAAGGGCTTCCTCAGCTCAATCGTCATCGTCGCTAACCATCTCCTCCAGATATACACGCGTTGCGGGAAAATGAACAATGCACGGAAcctgttcgacgaaatgcccGAGAGAAACATTTTCTCATTTAACACAATGCTCGAAGGCTACATTAACTCAGGGGACAAAGTGTATTCTTTTAACCTCTTCGACACGATGCCGGAGAGGGATGCGTACTCTTGGAGCGTGGTTGTTTCCGGGTTCGCTAAGGCCGGTGAGCTAGGTCTTGCTAGGAGGTTGTTCGACGCTATGCCTGAGAAAGATGTTAAGACGTTGAACTCTCTGCTTCACGGGTGTATTCAAAACGGTTACGCTGAGGAAAGTCTGAGGCTTTTTAAAGAAGTGGGATTGAGAGCTGATGTTGTTACATTGACGACTGTTTTAAAGGCTTGTGCAAAGCTGGAAGCTTTAGAATGTGGGAAGGAGATACACGCGAGGGTTTTGATCAGTGGTGTTGAATGTGATTATGTGCTGAATAGTGCTTTGGTTAATTTGTATGCAAAGTGTGGTGATTTGAGAATGGCTAGCGGTATGGTGGATCGTGTCGGGGAGCCTGATGAGCATTCTCTATCTGCTTTGATCTCGGGTTACGCTAGTTGTGGGAGGGTGGATGAGGCTAGAACACTCTTCGATAGGAGAAGGAATAGATGTGTGTTTCTGTGGAACTCTATGATCTCTGGTTATGTTGCCAACAATATGGAAACGCAGGCGTTGCTTCTTTTCAAGGAGATGAGGTATGAAGCTCAGGAGGATTCACGTACTCTGGCAGCTGTTGTAAATGCTTGCAGCGGTTTGGGTATCATAGAGACTGGGAAACAGTTTCACTGCCATACTTGTAAATTTGGGTTGGTTGATGACATTGTTGTAGCTAGCACATTGCTTGACATGTACTCCACGTGTGGGAGCCCGGACGAAGCTTGCAAACTTTTCAGCGAGGTCAAAAGCTATGACACTATCTTACTGAACTCTATGATCAAAGTATATTTCAGCTGCGGAAGAGTTGAAGATGCAAAAAAGGTATTCGAGAGGATTGAGAGAAAGAGTTTGATTTCTTGGAACTCAATGACTGTAGGATTCAGTCAAAACGGTTGTCCAGGCGATACGTTAGAGTACTTCCGCCAAATGCACAAGCTGGATTTGCCTACGGATAAGTTTAGCCTCTCCAGCGTCATCAGCGCGTGCGCAAGCGTTTCGTCTCTCGAACTGGGCGAGCAGGTTTTCGCGAGGGCGACTATTGTTGGTCTTGACTCTGATCAGATAGTATCGTCCTCTCTCATCGACCTCTACTGCAAGTGCGGATCAGTGGAGCATGGGAGGAGAGTGTTTGACACAACGGTGAAATCAGATGAAGTGCCGTGGAACTCGATGATATCAGGCTATGCTACGAATGGTTATGGTTCTGAAGCGATTGAGCTGTTCAAGCAAATGAGTGTAAGACCCACTAGGATCACCTTTATGGGTGTTCTAACAGCGTGTAATTACTGTGGTTTGGTGGAAGAGGGAAGGAAACTGTTCGAGGCAATGAAGTTGGATAATGGTTTTGTTCCAGACAGGGAGCATTATTCATGTATGGTCGACCTTTTGGCTCGTGCTGGCTATTTGGAAGAAGCTATGGATCTTGTGGAAGAGATGCCTTTGGAGGCGGATGCGAGCATGTGGTCGTCTGTTCTAAGAGGATGTGTAGCGAATGGAGATAAAGCCATGGGAAAGAAAGTTGCTGAGAAGATTATAGAGCTGGAACCGGAGAACTCAGTCGCTTATGTGCAGTTGTCCGCCATATTTGCAACTTCTGGTGATTGGGAAAGCTCAGCGTTTGTAAGGAAACTGATGAGAGAGAAGCATGTGAATAAGAGTCCAGGTTCCAGTTGGGCCGAGTGTTGA
- the LOC103830580 gene encoding uncharacterized protein LOC103830580, with translation MFVSKIHCIYKYTLLHNAVDVKGVYEQNRTELLCQVVNKTLNCLSLQSKIRKINDHHHRHKKKMFDPSSKSFNTHLIFPRAFDDHPDSGVCSPPLWRTSPPKSPQANHQNLSPVSKAQVIARGQRELMEMVSKMPESCYELSLKDLVEVNTEEEEKDRKVFDEMPQRRKMQSKVVRKSKSDRWVDPVRNRGVNNSGFLLNLGFPVSLGAKKKTKKKDDDDGSVTSRGSWVSPRPSISEDKDWWKSESSRSQREVSRINSGGSKSSVGSSSRSNSDRSRSNRDRSRSSLRDKNKGCLSFLWNVNLRD, from the exons ATGTTTGTCTCTAAAAtacattgtatatataaatatacattattaCACAATGCTGTTGATGTGAAGGGCGTGTatgaacagaacagaacagagcTTCTTTGTCAAGTTGTGAACAAGACTCTAAACTGTTTGTCCCTTCAAAGCAAGATCCGAAAGATCAACGACCACCATCAtcgtcacaaaaaaaaaatgtttgatcCTTCTTCGAAATCGTTCAATACCCATTTGATATTCCCCAGAGCCTTCGATGATCATCCAGATTCAGGCGTCTGCTCGCCTCCTCTGTGGAGAACCAGCCCACCCAAGAGCCCTCAAGCCAATCACCAGAACCTCTCTCCTGTTTCCAAGGCTCAGGTCATCGCTCGTGGTCAACGAGAGCTCATGGAGATGGTTAGCAAGATGCCCGAGTCGTGCTACGAGCTCTCCTTGAAGGATCTCGTTGAGGTGAACACagaggaagaggagaaagatcggaaagtgttcgatgaaatgcctcAGAGGAGAAAGATGCAGAGTAAAGTCGTGAGGAAGTCAAAGAGCGATAGATGGGTGGATCCGGTAAGAAACAGGGGAGTGAATAACAGTGGGTTTCTTCTGAATTTAGGGTTTCCTGTTAGCTTGGGCGCCAAGAAAAAGACCAAGAagaaggatgatgatgatggttctGTGACAAGCAGAGGCTCTTGGGTTTCTCCCAGGCCTTCCATCTCAGAGGATAAAGATTGGTGGAAGTCAGAATCGAGTAGGAGTCAGAGAGAAGTCTCGAGGATCAACAGTGGTGGCTCAAAGAGCAGTGTTGGTAGTAGTAGCAGAAGCAATAGCGATCGAAGCAGAAGCAATAGGGATCGAAGCAGAAGCAGTCTAAG GGATAAAAACAAAGGATGCTTATCTTTCCTCTGGAATGTAAATCTACGAGATTGA